The Hypanus sabinus isolate sHypSab1 chromosome 31, sHypSab1.hap1, whole genome shotgun sequence genome window below encodes:
- the LOC132383802 gene encoding histone H2B 1/2-like produces the protein MPDAPKPAPKKGAKKALSKPASKSGKKRKRTRKESYAIYIYKVMKQVHPDTGISSRAMSIMNSFVNDIFERIAGEASRLAHYNKRSTISSREIQTAVRLLLPGELAKHAVSEGTKAVTKYTSSK, from the coding sequence ATGCCTGATGCACCGAAACCCGCTCCCAAGAAGGGCGCCAAGAAAGCTCTGTCCAAACCGGCGAGCAAGTCTGGCAAGAAGCGCAAGAGGACGAGGAAGGAGAGTTACGCCATCTACATCtacaaagtgatgaagcaggttcACCCCGACACCGGCATCTCCTCCAGGGCCATGAGCATCATGAATTCATTCGTGAACGATATTTTCGAGCGCATCGCGGGTGAGGCTTCCCGCCTGGCCCATTACAACAagcggtccaccatcagctcccgggagatccagaccgccgtgcgcctgctgctgcccggggagctggccaagcacgccgtgtccgaagggacaaaggcggtgaccaagtacaccagctcTAAGTAA